Within Plasmodium vinckei vinckei genome assembly, chromosome: PVVCY_12, the genomic segment GGggtatatatgtacatgtatttccatataaatttttgtatCCATTTTAGAAAAgcagaaaaaatattgaaggCAGAAATAAAGGatctaaaaaatgaattatatgaatgtaaaaataaattacatCAAGTGAATAAACCAACTTCTCCCACAATTCAAACTATTATGTTTAATGCCAATCTGGAATATGGACTTCCCCAAGGTATCAGTATACCATATGATTAGTGCTATATAAAACGGAATGATCAAATGAACAAAAATCATATAAGCATATTCTTAAacattcatattttaacatgcttttatttttttatagaaaaagaaaatgaacatAATATGGACAAAGTTCAAGTATTAAAtagataattatatttatatatttagctagctatcatatatatagctcattatattttgctTTACATGCTATTATTCCCTATTAGACATGCCTttcatatgtataaatattttatatattattatatcacATACAAATACTTGTATAtccctttttttattaaggAAAGAGAAGAATTTAAATCGGATGAaatgttattaaaaaaaaatatacatttaaaataatatatttcttaaatATCAACAAAACAAggaataaaacatatatggCGATTTCTCATAGCGAATTGTaaacttttctttttttttagtccCAGAGAATCAGACATTAccgaaaaaataaattccaTAGAAAAACAGTTGAttgtaatttatttttattttatcttattatattttatgtttgaAGTATGAAAcgtatttattaaatttacatttttttgcttATCCTTTTAGTTGCTAAAACTAGAAAAGAGTACCAAAGAATCAGAACTTATACGATGCCCTAAATATGGTACCTATAAAATGCTCTTCATTTTAAAAGAACTTTGCTTAGGTTATACACAAATTTtgttacttttttttttcaattttttgtaGGAAAAAGATCAGacgaaattaaaaagaagGCATTCTTAgaacaaaaattatcataCATTAATGACAAAATCAACATccttaataaaaatttaaaattgataaaaaataaaaaataacaccAAGTATACCAAATGTGTTTTATGCatgaaaacaaattaaattaaacaataacattttgtttttatttttgtgaaatttgttttttttttctcattaAAATGGCGATAAATGCTCATAATATGACAAAAGTCATTTAGCTTATATtgcattatatatgtattattatatttatatttttataaacattatGTAAGCATTTATTGTGGGTATGCGcatgtgcatatttttctatgcaaataaatcagtctgtaaatttttaaaaaagtaaaaaaaaaaaagttatgaaaataagtttaataaattactATATGTTGCCTTTATGGCATGCagtattttcattttgattcagaattttttaattaaaatgtataatatattaactgTTTTTCAcaataattgaaaaatttatctttaaaaatggaataacaacgatttcataattattatatgcttgcaaaaataaatagaaaagaaaaatgtgaagggataattttttttttcggtTTTTTgggtttttatttttttacccTCAGCATCTTctaataatacaataacTATATAAGTATAATTGATACTATTGTTATTTATGgcctttttatttatccCTTAttctttgttttattttctttttctcccctttttttttatttcttttcttatttttcaCACTTAAAGAAGATGGTGAGAGAAGCCCATGAATTGCTTGATGGCAGTAGGCCAATACCTATAGACAAGATTACGTATGAGTTATCTCAAAACATAATATTAGcatttgataataatgagcatataaaaagaaGTAAAGATGTACAAATCGAAATTGAAGCTAGGATTGGCTTAGTAGTAGATAAGAATAAACACAGATTGAAATTACCTATTTATACTGATGCAATAGTTGAAAACAATTTCTCGGATTTCCAATCTGGTGTTGATAAAGATTcttttcaatatttattaaattatttacataacATGACACGAAGAAATAATGCACAGCCTTGTAGtagtaacaataataatacgaGTATGAATAACAATGATACAAATTTAAACGATAGCAACAAAGAAGGTAACATTCTTAACTTGAATAATACAAACAAAAATGTAAACAAAAATGATATCTCGTCGATTAGCGATAACGCAAATAATGGAATAAGTgaacatgaaaaaaaaaaaaataataataataattttttgaatgaaaaagaaaattcaGTATACAAGTTTGTAGCTTTAAAAGCATATAAAAGTGtagataaatattatatactaaaaaatGAGAATAATTCTCGAATTAGAGTTACAACTAATATGGATGAAagtgaaaatgaaaaaaatcaaagTATGACAAAATCTTTACacaaagaaaatataaatacatggAATGTTTATCttggtaataataaagattattttgatgatgatgatgaaGAGGAAGACAATGAAGATGATGAGacaagtaaaaataaatataataaaaatataaataaacaaaataatagtaaaaataaagataataatatagatgaTTGTTTAGATTATCGTATATCAATAAATTTAGAACATACTAAATCTATTAgtaaactatttttatcaaaaattaCACCAGTTTATGAAAGATATAAAGAAAGAACaagttttataaataaatatatgggTATTCAATTTgatttaacaaaaataaaaacaaaggataataatgaattttatgaaattgAAATTGAAATACCCACAAAAAGTATTTTCAAAGCTATGTCAAatttaagaaataaaaatgattcaaattatttgcattttatttgttcgaatttaataaataatgctAGAGGAATATGTAGccaattaaatttatttaaaaaaaataattttatgaaaactggattaaataataatgatatattacCATCCCTACCAGCTTCTCAACTTAATTGTTCTCATTCTCAAAGTGAacaaaaattgtttaaaaaatatatacattctGTATTACCTATTGCAGGAGATTACATGTTTAGAGTtgtttcaaaaaatgaGCAAATGAttcaaaagaaaataaacgATACCAATATATCGAACCACGacaaatttaatatgtttaaaaatataatagacATTAGAAggcataataaaaaatgtacaaTATCAGTCACTCAAACATATGCAGAAAATAGATGGAAAGttgttaaaaatgaaaacgcACAAAATGTTATCGTTTTAGTATCGGACAGTAGCGATCATAGTGATGTAGAGGACCACCAAAATAAtcaatatgaaaaaataaaacaaaatagaACAAGTGCCCAAAATTCACCATATAACAATTCTAGCGATAATAATCCTCATTTTAATGATCACTATAATGAAGGTGATGATTACGAAAACGATGATgaaacaataaataataaaaaaagtaaagaTCCCACTTTTTATGATGATACATAATTATTCAAGAAGACATTACACATGCTTAATAgctaaaattatttttttgtgtattttagcatatatatatatatgtaacataatatatgtatatatgggTAGTATgcgtattatattttttcccaCTTTGAGGGGCATATACCTATTCACACTATGCAcatgtgtatatatgcacGTGGTAAGTATTCACtatttgattttatatttattttaaaactgTATTTGTTATGCATTGTGCATAATAtctttcattttaataaaatattttaaaaatatagtatatatatcataaaaatgCCAAAAGGCAAAGGAAAAATATTCCAATTCATTACATaggtataataatatatacactaTAGCAAAGAATAATTTCTAACCTATATTCGTATCTTTAAAAATGGTAAACTATGTTTATGATGATGTTATAAAAGAGTTCCTCATTTTAACTTTTATCCACACAATCATTTGTTCgaatttatataacaaaagggtgtataataatatatacatatttgaaTATAGAGAATATAATGTTAAATACAGGAAAACCTACAccaattttaaattatatatatttatgaaaaaaaaaatgagacTAAAAGTGCATTATATACCCCATATACCTTTTTTCAACTGttgtatatgcatacacatactattatattaatataaatatttaagggaaatcatatttttattctataAGTTTATAAAATGACATTTTTGTTGTTTCGTATACCCccttatataaatacagaAATTATACATtctacaaaaaattatgagaaaaaatatatagcttttttattaaatatgtcAGGAAATTATttggtatatatatatggaataCTACTacaataaatttttgtgtatatcataaaatatatacttatatatacacgcataataatatgctagaaaaatatataaattttttgtaatatttgtaaggtacaaattttatcgggtaaaaaaaaaacaataatattgCAATGCATAGGAAAACAAAACACCGCTTTACTTGTTATTAATAAGAGTCAACTCCATAAAacaaacataaaataacgtaattatataaacgACAAAACgatgaaaaagaagaaaatacgtaacaaatatatatgcaccaaattattttatgtacaaaatccaataaaataaagtaatAATTAATTGAAATAGCATTAATATTTGTACAAattaaatgcatatatatattattataaatactattacataaaaaaataacgcattctacatatttttaaaattaattaaatttgtttacaaaaaatattataataattaaatacaaataagtgttatattatttataaataaatattaaatttaaatacaattattttatataattaataaattttcccACTTATCCAAAATGAGTAGAGCaaaagttttttttgatatttcTATTGATAACAAAAATGCTGGAAGAGTAGTATTTGAACTATTTAATGATATCACTCCAAGAACAtgtgaaaattttaaatcattatGTATAGGAGATAAAGTAGGCTCACGAGGAAAAAATTTACactataaaaattcaataTTCCACAGAATTATTCCACAATTTATGTGCCAAGGTGGTGATATAACAAATGGAAATGGCTCAGGAGGTGAATCAATATATGGAAGATCATTTACCGATGAAAACTTTAAAATGAAACATGACGTCCCAGGTTTATTATCTATGGCTAATGCTGGACCAAACACAAACTCttcacaattttttattacattagTTCCATGCCCATGGTTAGATGGAAAACATGTTGTTTTTGGAAAAGTCATTGAAGGTATGAATATTGTAAGGGATATGGAAAGAGAAGGATCTAACAGTGGATATGTCAAAAGGCCTGTTGTTATAACTGACTGTGGTGagttataaacaaataattaatcAGCCAAAATAATTAGCAAAAAGTATTGTGTTTACAGTGTGCATTCCTACACTACAATAGTCGTAAGTATATGCGACTGTGTAAGCAAAGATGCGTTtactataaaattaatttagttttaactacatttttaatattatagaaatatttatatatcatttttaattaatatgtaaaatgcttatataatatattctgTGTAGAAactccatttttttcattgaTACATGACAATATGAGAAACACATTAAccttaaatttattaatttttgcaCACACCTATTTAATACAACTAAAGTATAATACATTTTGTGGTACAAACCTGTATATGTAGACTAACCATTTTGATTTTAAGAATACTTGtgaaaaacgaaaaaattttaataaattaagagtatatttccaattttaattaaaaaaaggaaaatgtCCCATTCTTATCGATTTTTCTAATAtcaacaatttttataaatatgctaATAATAGTTTTAAAAACCATATTagcataaaataaagttttagtttaaaaacaattacaaaaacatgttttttaaaaatgtgaaaaaaattaattaatacattaaataaatatatttataatgtattgtcctttaaaatatttaaaggaTAAATAATGGTAAAGAAATGAATATTGTTTTATCCAATTTTCTTCATAAAGCGCTTATGTCATCATATGGcttctttaaatttttaagttGATGCTTTTCAGATATTGTATAGGATACGATCAtaattgataatattatctatataagtgataaaaataaaaaagaaaaaacatttttaatgtgcaaataaatatttatattcaggtgttttaaaataatcaGATAAGAAATCTCATATATTATCTATAACTTGTAAACCGTACATCGACATACATATTCACATCATATATACAACATTGCATTTGTAATggctataaatataaatacattttttgtgttttattttattacctTGAAAAGGAATAAACATGTCCATATAGACAAGGCAAATGATAGCAGTGAAATGtttgataaataatttagtcTGAAATttaaaacgaaaaaaaatgcatatatccatatgaagtatatttattttattatgggGATTTGGAAATGAGAGTATCGAGTTTTATACActcataaaattttcttatttttgcTTTTCCACAAATTTTTACCTTGGAAGTGAACATACAATTAGGGTCACAACTGGCATTGACATATATCCAAGTCGTCTGagcatttaaaaaattaaatatgtattgtataaaattgtGCAGTTgcaaaaatgtatatgaaaaacaaaatgaatgaata encodes:
- a CDS encoding mRNA-capping enzyme subunit beta, putative, yielding MVREAHELLDGSRPIPIDKITYELSQNIILAFDNNEHIKRSKDVQIEIEARIGLVVDKNKHRLKLPIYTDAIVENNFSDFQSGVDKDSFQYLLNYLHNMTRRNNAQPCSSNNNNTSMNNNDTNLNDSNKEGNILNLNNTNKNVNKNDISSISDNANNGISEHEKKKNNNNNFLNEKENSVYKFVALKAYKSVDKYYILKNENNSRIRVTTNMDESENEKNQSMTKSLHKENINTWNVYLGNNKDYFDDDDEEEDNEDDETSKNKYNKNINKQNNSKNKDNNIDDCLDYRISINLEHTKSISKLFLSKITPVYERYKERTSFINKYMGIQFDLTKIKTKDNNEFYEIEIEIPTKSIFKAMSNLRNKNDSNYLHFICSNLINNARGICSQLNLFKKNNFMKTGLNNNDILPSLPASQLNCSHSQSEQKLFKKYIHSVLPIAGDYMFRVVSKNEQMIQKKINDTNISNHDKFNMFKNIIDIRRHNKKCTISVTQTYAENRWKVVKNENAQNVIVLVSDSSDHSDVEDHQNNQYEKIKQNRTSAQNSPYNNSSDNNPHFNDHYNEGDDYENDDETINNKKSKDPTFYDDT
- a CDS encoding peptidyl-prolyl cis-trans isomerase, putative, which gives rise to MSRAKVFFDISIDNKNAGRVVFELFNDITPRTCENFKSLCIGDKVGSRGKNLHYKNSIFHRIIPQFMCQGGDITNGNGSGGESIYGRSFTDENFKMKHDVPGLLSMANAGPNTNSSQFFITLVPCPWLDGKHVVFGKVIEGMNIVRDMEREGSNSGYVKRPVVITDCGEL